A portion of the Thermodesulfovibrionia bacterium genome contains these proteins:
- a CDS encoding tetratricopeptide repeat protein has translation MILRRIVFILLLLLLPSLSFADSKKVFSENSRSIVLVKAYSDKGEDLTEGTGFFASSDGAIVTNYHVIGIADKIRIWTGSRELQVEGVIYADKENDLVILKAKGSNFPAVRFADAGKINIKEQVYLISSSTESGNTIHEGVFEGSKTTPSGTKAIHITAPASHGESGSPVFTKDGSVIGIVTFLIKRAEHIILAMPASLITEKISNRNIASLDKTIKNYQKTADYWFYLGYFLIQVKADKEAAQVLREAIRLKPGFAEAHYYLGIACEKLDRNKEAIKAYKEAVRLSPDFTDAHFSLGAAYGNKGMYKESLDALKQAVRLDNDFPDAYYYMGIAYANLGMFKEGIEANKQAVKLKPDFADAYYNLGIANQKTGNYKDAISSLQQAVKLKPDFADAHYYLGILYLTSNNKTAAIESHNILKGLNKELAGKLFKLIYG, from the coding sequence GTGATCCTCAGACGTATTGTTTTTATTCTGCTGCTCCTGCTTCTTCCTTCTCTCTCTTTTGCCGATAGCAAAAAGGTCTTCAGCGAGAACAGCAGGTCAATCGTACTGGTCAAGGCATACAGCGATAAAGGCGAGGACCTCACCGAAGGCACAGGGTTTTTTGCAAGCTCTGACGGTGCGATAGTTACGAATTACCATGTGATAGGTATTGCTGATAAGATCAGGATCTGGACCGGCAGCCGGGAGCTTCAAGTTGAAGGCGTAATTTATGCTGACAAGGAGAATGACCTCGTAATTCTCAAGGCGAAGGGCAGTAACTTCCCCGCAGTCAGATTTGCAGATGCCGGAAAAATAAATATCAAAGAGCAGGTCTATCTTATAAGCAGCTCAACCGAGTCCGGGAACACGATCCATGAAGGTGTTTTTGAGGGATCCAAAACAACGCCTTCCGGCACAAAGGCCATTCATATTACCGCGCCTGCTTCGCACGGAGAGAGCGGGAGCCCTGTATTCACCAAAGATGGATCGGTCATCGGCATCGTAACCTTTCTCATTAAAAGAGCAGAGCATATCATCCTTGCGATGCCCGCGTCTCTCATAACAGAAAAAATATCAAACAGGAATATCGCTTCTCTCGATAAGACGATCAAAAATTATCAGAAGACCGCTGACTACTGGTTTTATCTCGGCTACTTCCTTATTCAGGTGAAGGCGGACAAAGAGGCTGCGCAGGTCTTAAGAGAGGCGATACGCCTGAAGCCCGGTTTTGCCGAGGCGCATTATTATCTCGGCATAGCCTGTGAAAAGTTAGACAGAAATAAAGAGGCGATAAAAGCGTACAAAGAGGCTGTCAGATTATCGCCTGATTTTACTGATGCGCATTTCAGCCTCGGTGCTGCGTATGGAAACAAGGGCATGTACAAAGAATCGCTGGACGCGCTCAAGCAGGCGGTAAGGCTGGATAATGATTTCCCCGATGCCTACTACTACATGGGCATCGCATACGCTAATCTTGGGATGTTCAAGGAAGGGATTGAGGCCAACAAACAGGCTGTTAAGCTGAAGCCTGATTTTGCGGATGCATATTACAACCTCGGCATAGCCAATCAAAAAACAGGAAATTATAAAGATGCAATATCGTCATTACAGCAGGCTGTGAAGCTTAAACCGGATTTTGCCGATGCACATTATTATCTCGGGATATTATATTTGACTTCAAACAACAAGACCGCAGCGATTGAAAGTCATAACATTCTAAAAGGGCTGAACAAGGAATTGGCAGGGAAGTTATTTAAGTTGATATACGGATAG
- a CDS encoding glycosyltransferase family 2 protein, which produces MFVSIVVPLYNEEESIPHLYSSLKSAMDAGGKAYELIFIDDGSTDRTLSLIKELAKKDSNVKPLSFRRNFGQTAAFAAGFDYAKGDVIVTIDGDLQNDPKDIPKLLALIGEYDIVSGWRRNRKDKLISRRLPSVMANRLISWVTGVKLHDYGCSLKAYKADVVKNINLYGEMHRFIPAVASWYGVKIAEVETTHHPRKYGTSKYGIGRTMNVILDLITVKFLQSFSTKPLQAFGPWGLLSCAAGVIISLYLTVIKLSGQAIGGRPLLLLGILLIIVGIQLIGMGLLGELLVRVYHESQKKPIYTLRKAEIEEGS; this is translated from the coding sequence TTGTTCGTATCAATAGTTGTCCCGCTTTATAACGAAGAAGAGAGCATCCCGCATCTTTACTCATCGCTCAAGTCTGCCATGGACGCAGGCGGGAAGGCGTATGAGCTGATATTTATCGATGACGGAAGCACTGACAGGACGCTGAGCCTGATAAAGGAGCTCGCCAAAAAGGACAGCAATGTCAAACCGTTAAGCTTCAGGCGCAACTTCGGCCAGACAGCAGCATTTGCAGCAGGTTTTGACTATGCAAAAGGCGACGTGATAGTCACCATTGACGGCGACCTTCAGAACGACCCGAAAGATATCCCGAAACTTCTCGCCCTCATAGGAGAATATGACATAGTCAGCGGATGGAGGCGCAACAGAAAGGACAAGCTCATCTCACGAAGGCTTCCCTCTGTCATGGCGAACCGGCTTATAAGCTGGGTGACAGGCGTTAAGCTCCATGATTACGGCTGCAGCCTTAAGGCATATAAAGCGGATGTTGTGAAGAATATTAACCTGTACGGAGAGATGCACAGATTCATCCCTGCCGTTGCGAGCTGGTACGGCGTGAAGATCGCCGAGGTGGAGACCACGCATCACCCGAGGAAATACGGCACATCCAAATACGGGATAGGCAGGACGATGAATGTCATCCTCGACCTCATTACTGTTAAATTCCTCCAGAGCTTCTCAACAAAACCGCTTCAGGCGTTCGGGCCGTGGGGACTTTTGTCCTGCGCCGCAGGCGTGATAATCTCTCTTTACCTCACGGTCATCAAGCTGTCAGGACAGGCCATAGGAGGCAGGCCGCTCCTTCTCCTTGGAATACTACTCATCATTGTCGGGATACAACTGATAGGCATGGGCCTTCTCGGTGAGCTGCTCGTAAGGGTATATCATGAGAGCCAGAAGAAGCCGATATACACTTTGAGGAAAGCTGAAATTGAAGAAGGTTCTTAG
- a CDS encoding outer membrane beta-barrel protein, producing MKKTIFFALSALLLICSQGYAQQADRLSKDNSIALKIGGHVYPDSDFMDFWRADAADYNGLAFELSYERMLTPNLGIEIPVGYNSSKSTYSNVFSAGDNSKVDIDNLYISPSLKLHIPLNRVFEAYIGGGIDFYHTWVDFDYSDTSPAVFNESETANTLGYHGLAGIDWFFDNSNTSFPVSIFVEYKYTSLTVDNADDKVLDAMGSSASKHDLDVGGSSFFTGMRWHY from the coding sequence ATGAAAAAGACCATTTTTTTTGCATTGTCAGCTTTACTTCTTATCTGCAGCCAGGGGTACGCACAACAGGCGGACCGGTTATCAAAGGATAACAGCATAGCCTTAAAGATAGGAGGCCATGTTTATCCGGATAGCGACTTTATGGATTTCTGGAGAGCTGATGCTGCCGACTATAACGGCCTTGCATTTGAGCTGTCATATGAAAGAATGCTCACGCCTAATCTTGGTATCGAGATCCCTGTGGGTTACAACAGCTCAAAATCTACATACAGCAACGTCTTCTCTGCCGGTGATAATTCCAAAGTCGACATCGATAACCTCTATATTTCTCCGAGCTTAAAACTCCATATCCCTCTCAACAGGGTTTTTGAGGCTTACATAGGCGGCGGTATTGACTTTTACCACACATGGGTAGATTTTGATTATTCAGACACAAGCCCGGCTGTCTTTAATGAGAGTGAGACCGCCAATACATTAGGGTACCACGGCCTTGCCGGCATCGACTGGTTCTTTGACAACAGCAACACAAGCTTCCCTGTAAGTATCTTTGTTGAATACAAGTACACATCGCTTACAGTTGATAACGCCGACGATAAGGTGCTTGATGCCATGGGCTCCTCCGCTTCAAAGCATGACCTTGATGTTGGCGGAAGCAGCTTCTTCACAGGCATGAGGTGGCATTACTAA
- a CDS encoding lysylphosphatidylglycerol synthase transmembrane domain-containing protein yields the protein MKKVLSFGLKLLVSLTLLYLFFSKVDIHNILATLKHTNLTIFFAGFAVYTSSIFISAKRWSLFLPPFVRYSRLASLYFIGAFFNTFLPGLVGGDAVKAYYLYKEKCEIGASLASVFMDRYMGLTALAIIGFIAFIFGHNYLEGTKLFWLVPIFCGTFIFASLFFWNINWGKIKFLSTFHKPLMEFKKKGDVIFKGLFLGLIIQSVVITSFYILSLSLGFDLDIIYFFLFIPLITVATAVPLSVAGLGIREAGFLILFTKAGMTEVEALSLSLLIFINMSIVSLIGGLEFFRLSKPSKKFEVKN from the coding sequence TTGAAGAAGGTTCTTAGCTTCGGTCTGAAACTCCTTGTCAGTTTAACGCTTCTATATCTCTTCTTCTCGAAAGTTGACATTCACAATATCCTCGCTACACTGAAGCATACCAACCTGACAATATTTTTTGCAGGATTTGCAGTATATACAAGCTCCATATTCATATCAGCTAAGAGATGGTCGCTCTTTCTCCCTCCTTTTGTAAGATACTCCAGGCTTGCATCGCTCTATTTTATAGGCGCTTTCTTTAATACATTTCTGCCCGGCCTTGTCGGTGGTGACGCGGTAAAGGCATATTATCTTTACAAGGAAAAATGCGAGATAGGGGCTTCACTGGCATCCGTATTCATGGACAGATATATGGGGCTTACGGCGCTTGCTATTATAGGATTCATAGCCTTTATCTTCGGGCATAATTATTTAGAAGGGACTAAATTATTCTGGCTTGTTCCAATCTTCTGCGGAACCTTTATATTCGCAAGCCTCTTCTTCTGGAATATCAACTGGGGAAAGATAAAGTTCCTCAGCACATTTCACAAGCCGCTCATGGAGTTCAAGAAAAAAGGAGATGTCATCTTCAAAGGGCTCTTTTTAGGATTAATAATTCAATCAGTCGTCATAACATCTTTTTACATATTATCTCTGTCATTAGGATTCGACCTGGATATCATATACTTCTTTTTATTCATCCCGTTGATAACCGTTGCCACTGCCGTGCCTTTATCAGTCGCCGGGCTGGGTATCAGGGAGGCAGGCTTCCTCATCCTCTTTACCAAGGCAGGCATGACAGAGGTTGAAGCGCTCAGCCTTTCGCTTCTTATCTTTATAAATATGAGCATAGTAAGCCTCATAGGCGGACTTGAGTTCTTCAGGCTCAGCAAGCCGTCAAAGAAATTTGAAGTTAAGAATTGA
- the mnmG gene encoding tRNA uridine-5-carboxymethylaminomethyl(34) synthesis enzyme MnmG, translating into MENHNFDIIVIGGGHAGIEASLASARMGLSVALFTMSAKTIGQMSCNPAIGGLAKSHLVREIDALGGEMAKITDKAGIQFKILNKSKGPAVWATRVQCDRALYRKYALEAVASQERLEIIEETVDEVISENGKILGIKTPLGEYLSKAVIITTGTFLNGLIHIGLNQYPAGRVGEPPSLGVSESLSGMGLKLGRLKTGTPPRLAHKGVDLSVMIVQDGDIPLPRISIFTKEITNPQLPCYMTYTNKETHEIILNNLHDSPLYSGVIKGVGPRYCPSIEDKVVRFKERERHQVFLEPEGLDVDEYYANGISTSLSEDAQTKFVHSIAGLENAKITKFGYAIEYDYVYPTQLLPSLETKLIEGLFLAGQINGTSGYEEAAAQGLMAGINAALKIKGKDPMILGRDEAYIGVLIDDLVTKGTKEPYRMFTSRAEYRLLLRQDNADLRLMEKGHDIGLINKESLGLLNHKREATKAEIKRLKHTRVKPQEANPVLISLNSTEIKEDVSLYQLLKRPEVEYSDIEKMSPQKNELSPDIINQVAIQTKYIGYIKRQAELAEKLKKIEMVKIPEDFVFKGIPGLSNEVVGKLEEIKPLNLGQAGRIPGVTPAAISLLMVAVERDKRAMKS; encoded by the coding sequence ATGGAAAATCACAACTTTGACATCATCGTCATCGGCGGCGGACATGCGGGCATCGAAGCTTCACTCGCCTCTGCGAGGATGGGACTGAGCGTCGCCCTCTTTACAATGAGCGCAAAGACTATCGGCCAGATGTCATGCAATCCTGCAATAGGCGGATTGGCAAAAAGCCATCTTGTGCGAGAGATAGACGCGCTCGGCGGGGAGATGGCAAAGATAACTGACAAGGCAGGCATACAATTTAAGATACTTAATAAAAGCAAAGGCCCGGCGGTCTGGGCAACAAGAGTTCAGTGCGACCGCGCGCTATACAGAAAATATGCTTTGGAAGCTGTAGCATCACAAGAAAGGCTTGAGATAATAGAAGAGACTGTTGATGAGGTCATCTCTGAAAACGGAAAGATCCTTGGCATCAAAACCCCTTTGGGCGAATACCTTTCAAAGGCTGTGATAATCACTACAGGCACATTTCTTAACGGGCTTATACATATCGGGCTGAATCAGTATCCCGCTGGCAGGGTTGGAGAGCCACCTTCATTAGGAGTGTCAGAGAGCCTTTCCGGTATGGGGTTAAAACTGGGACGGCTAAAGACAGGCACGCCGCCTCGCCTCGCGCATAAAGGCGTTGACCTCTCGGTCATGATCGTACAGGACGGCGATATCCCGCTGCCACGTATTTCGATATTTACAAAAGAGATAACCAACCCGCAGCTGCCGTGCTACATGACATACACAAATAAAGAGACCCATGAAATAATCCTTAACAACCTCCATGACTCGCCTCTTTACAGCGGTGTTATAAAAGGTGTCGGCCCGAGATACTGCCCTTCTATTGAAGACAAGGTTGTGCGGTTCAAAGAGAGAGAGAGGCATCAGGTCTTTCTTGAGCCTGAAGGGCTGGATGTTGATGAGTATTACGCAAACGGCATATCAACAAGCCTTTCAGAAGATGCGCAGACAAAGTTTGTTCATAGCATCGCAGGGCTTGAGAATGCAAAGATAACCAAGTTCGGATACGCAATCGAATACGACTATGTCTATCCCACACAGCTCCTTCCCTCGCTTGAGACAAAACTTATTGAAGGCCTCTTTCTCGCAGGCCAGATAAACGGGACATCAGGCTATGAAGAGGCTGCCGCTCAGGGGCTCATGGCAGGCATAAACGCCGCGCTCAAGATAAAAGGCAAAGACCCGATGATCCTCGGCAGGGATGAGGCATACATCGGCGTGCTGATAGATGACCTTGTCACAAAAGGGACAAAAGAGCCTTACAGGATGTTCACATCACGGGCTGAATACCGGCTGCTATTAAGACAGGACAACGCAGACCTTCGCCTCATGGAAAAGGGGCATGACATCGGGCTTATAAACAAAGAAAGCCTTGGCCTGCTTAATCACAAAAGAGAAGCGACAAAGGCTGAGATAAAAAGGCTGAAACACACAAGGGTCAAACCGCAGGAAGCAAATCCGGTTTTGATCAGTCTCAACAGCACAGAGATAAAAGAGGATGTCAGCCTTTACCAACTGCTCAAGAGGCCGGAGGTGGAGTATTCTGATATTGAAAAAATGTCTCCGCAGAAAAACGAGCTTTCTCCTGACATTATCAATCAGGTTGCGATACAGACAAAATACATAGGCTATATAAAACGCCAGGCCGAGCTTGCGGAGAAATTGAAGAAGATAGAGATGGTAAAGATACCTGAAGATTTTGTTTTTAAAGGCATCCCCGGACTGTCAAACGAAGTAGTCGGCAAGCTCGAAGAGATAAAACCGCTCAACCTCGGACAGGCAGGAAGAATCCCCGGCGTCACACCTGCGGCAATATCGCTTTTGATGGTGGCGGTTGAGAGGGATAAACGGGCAATGAAATCATAA
- a CDS encoding glycosyltransferase family 39 protein, translating into MDTSLFFFINNSMQNSFFDLIMPFISNRAYLPFLLIVSYEFFKDRKQTLFVLSLCVLAFALGDSSANILKHIFERPRPCHALEGIRLLTACGSSFSFPSGHSVNSFAIAAVFAHFFRRTAFATFTLAMLVAFSRIYIGAHYPSDVLAGAIWGGVTAWVIIDLQKWFVKGYKEKPAATIFITSLLALTFFRYYYIFTGPLDMSPDEAHYWEWARRLDLSYYSKGPLIAWLIAATTWILGDNLIGVRFLAPVFLGFSSIFLYLLTMDLFAHDEKKHLKSCAAGLLIQLTPLFSAYGILMTIDSPFIFFWTLSLYLFWKAVSSEHGLFVWILLGISIGLGLLTKYTMAFFYICGFFFLFFSKEERRWFSRKEPYIALLVSILVFSPVIIWNAGNDWVTLKHTAGQAHISEGFKISFKYFFDFIGSQLGVISPLIFFMLLYGAAKNRRSFKALQNLRFLFWFWFPVLSFFLIKSLQGKVQANWAMHAYITAFIASADYFINKDMRDKALKILTVSSLVILLIFAVITYYPSLIHLPVKQDPTSRLQGWQELGVKADEIYDDMRSSSERGVFIFSDKYQVSGELAFYMKSHPVTYNANFGRRMNQYDMWEGFETLSGYDAIFISMGNESFPKELEGAFAHYSKEILTVYRRDDKVLREYSIFKCYNFKGLLKKDFESY; encoded by the coding sequence ATGGATACATCCCTCTTCTTCTTCATAAACAATTCCATGCAGAACAGCTTCTTTGACCTTATAATGCCTTTTATCTCTAACAGGGCTTATCTGCCTTTTCTTCTGATAGTCAGTTATGAATTTTTTAAAGACAGGAAGCAGACGCTCTTTGTCCTCTCTCTCTGCGTTCTGGCATTTGCCCTTGGTGATTCGAGCGCAAACATCCTCAAACATATCTTTGAAAGGCCGAGGCCGTGCCATGCGCTTGAAGGCATAAGGCTCCTTACCGCATGCGGCAGTTCCTTTTCATTTCCTTCCGGCCACTCGGTGAACTCATTTGCGATAGCAGCTGTATTTGCGCATTTCTTCAGGCGGACGGCTTTTGCAACTTTTACCTTAGCTATGCTCGTCGCCTTCTCCAGAATTTATATCGGCGCTCATTATCCTTCTGATGTATTAGCCGGAGCCATATGGGGAGGCGTGACCGCATGGGTGATAATCGACCTTCAAAAATGGTTTGTTAAAGGTTATAAAGAAAAGCCTGCCGCGACAATATTCATCACATCCCTGCTTGCCCTGACCTTCTTCCGTTATTACTATATATTCACCGGCCCGCTTGACATGAGCCCGGACGAGGCGCATTACTGGGAGTGGGCAAGAAGGCTCGACCTTAGCTATTACTCAAAAGGCCCGTTGATCGCCTGGCTCATAGCCGCTACTACATGGATACTTGGTGACAACCTCATTGGAGTGAGGTTTCTTGCTCCTGTATTTCTGGGTTTCAGCTCTATCTTCCTTTACCTGCTGACGATGGATCTCTTTGCCCATGATGAGAAGAAACACCTCAAGTCTTGCGCAGCAGGTTTATTGATCCAGTTAACGCCTCTCTTTTCAGCATACGGCATATTGATGACGATCGATTCTCCTTTTATCTTCTTCTGGACGCTCTCGCTTTATCTCTTCTGGAAGGCGGTAAGCAGTGAACACGGACTTTTTGTATGGATCCTCCTCGGCATCAGTATCGGGCTTGGGCTCCTTACAAAATATACAATGGCATTCTTCTATATATGCGGCTTCTTCTTTCTCTTCTTTTCAAAAGAAGAGCGGAGATGGTTCAGCAGGAAGGAGCCGTATATCGCATTGCTTGTCAGCATCCTTGTATTCAGCCCGGTCATTATCTGGAATGCAGGCAATGACTGGGTCACATTGAAACATACAGCAGGCCAGGCGCATATTTCAGAAGGCTTTAAAATATCATTTAAATACTTTTTTGATTTTATCGGTTCGCAGTTAGGTGTTATAAGCCCGCTTATATTCTTTATGCTGCTGTATGGGGCTGCAAAGAACAGGCGGTCATTTAAAGCTCTTCAGAACCTGCGCTTTCTATTCTGGTTCTGGTTCCCTGTGCTCTCTTTCTTTTTAATAAAGAGCCTTCAGGGAAAGGTGCAGGCGAACTGGGCGATGCACGCCTATATAACAGCATTCATCGCATCTGCGGATTATTTTATAAACAAAGATATGCGCGATAAAGCCCTGAAGATATTAACAGTAAGCTCATTGGTAATCCTGCTCATCTTTGCTGTAATCACATATTATCCGTCTTTGATACACCTGCCTGTTAAACAAGACCCGACCTCAAGGCTTCAGGGATGGCAGGAGCTCGGCGTCAAGGCAGATGAGATATACGATGATATGCGCTCTTCAAGCGAGAGAGGGGTCTTTATATTTTCCGACAAGTACCAGGTCTCAGGCGAACTTGCTTTTTACATGAAGTCGCACCCGGTCACATATAACGCCAATTTCGGCAGAAGGATGAACCAGTATGATATGTGGGAGGGGTTTGAAACACTTTCGGGTTATGACGCCATCTTTATCAGCATGGGAAATGAGAGCTTTCCAAAGGAGCTTGAGGGCGCTTTTGCACATTACAGCAAGGAGATCCTTACAGTTTACAGAAGAGACGATAAAGTCCTGAGAGAATACAGCATATTTAAATGTTATAATTTCAAAGGTTTATTGAAGAAAGATTTTGAGAGCTATTAA